One Mercurialis annua linkage group LG3, ddMerAnnu1.2, whole genome shotgun sequence DNA window includes the following coding sequences:
- the LOC126674910 gene encoding uncharacterized protein LOC126674910, translating to MDTIATFIQYNGYWNDKLQYTDFSVKGLLIPKDSSMNNLEQLLANQLQVNLEEENLKIKYQVKPDYPPLIIQDNDALVFYFQMKSKQSDPTQFPLCIEIEKKMRDISLYVSSSRSTQQNINRNAEVCQQQDNSTNIDNSESVSNMFQYATNVGNLLNEDQEVESPYVENMVIDEVKAIEIEEGQKYKDKRTLKTILSIYAINNHFQFRSYKSCKIEYIAICNEPECEWKLRSSRNKRSNVFIVRKFNKVHSCKVGERMADKRQATSDLIGNFVKDKYANFKTVYTPADIIRDMKKEYGVELTYQKAWRSKEKGLELTRGNPAESYRLLPSYLHALKSTNPGSVAELETKEERFLYVFISLNASIQGWGFCKPVIVVDGTFLKAAYGGTLLTAATQDAANKIFPLAFCVVDSENDASWEWFFNKVRETFGVREGMCIISDRHDSIKKAIEKVYPEAHHGICTYHLFNNVKARYRRAKGEIREHFFGAAKAYTLEQFGKHMEELDKFDPKIREYLNDVGFEKWTTLYSTNNRYSTMTSNIAESLNATNIAARELPITTMLEFLRSLVQKWTHANRICARSLKTDMSKVAEDILNENYIRSLHLTVSPANDNIYTVTKTKTPFSVNLETGTCCCRRFQTDRIPCAHAVAVIRKYNKDPLLYCSKYYMKETYVNTYNHTVYPMTNKSTWNTPQEIKDIIVLPPESRTKSGRPKKKRILGGHEKKSKNKCGACKKTGHNKKTCRR from the exons ATGGATACAATTGCAACTTTTATTCAGTATAATGGCTATTGGAATGATAAACTCCAGTATACAGATTTTTCTGTTAAGGGACTTCTTATTCCAAAAGATTCTAGTATGAATAATCTTGAACAATTATTGGCAAACCAGCTACAAGTGAATTTAGAAGAagaaaatctgaaaatcaaGTATCAG GTTAAACCAGATTATCCACCGCTAATAATACAAGATAATGATGCTTTAGTATTCTACTTCCAGATGAAAAGCAAACAATCAGATCCAACACAGTTTCCACTTtgcattgaaattgaaaaaaaaatgagagataTATCATTATATGTTTCATCATCGAGATCAACACAACAAAACATCAACAGAAATGCAGAAGTTTGTCAACAGCAAGACAACTCAACAAATATTGATAATTCAGAGTCGGTTTCAAACATGTTTCAATATGCAACAAATGTCGGAAATTTGTTAAATGAAGATCAAGAAGTCGAGAGCCCGTACGTAGAGAATATGGTCATTGATGAAGTAAAGGCGATAGAAATAGAAGAAGGGCAGAAATACAAAGACAAGCGCACGTTGAAGACTATATTAAGCATTTATGCAATCAACAATCATTTCCAATTCAGATCTTACAAGTCGTGCAAGATTGAATATATAGCAATCTGCAATGAACCAGAGTGTGAATGGAAACTGAGATCTTCGAGaaataaaagatcaaatgtCTTTATCGTGCGAAAATTCAACAAGGTGCACAGCTGCAAAGTGGGAGAGAGAATGGCTGATAAAAGACAAGCCACGTCAGATTTAATTGGAAATTTTGTAAAAGATAAGTATGCAAACTTCAAAACTGTTTATACGCCGGCCGATATTATTAGAGACATGAAGAAAGAGTATGGAGTCGAACTGACGTACCAAAAAGCATGGCGGTCAAAAGAAAAGGGATTAGAGCTTACAAGGGGTAATCCAGCTGAATCATACCGATTACTGCCTTCTTATCTACATGCGCTCAAATCAACAAATCCAGGTTCTGTAGCTGAATTGGAAACAAAAGAAGAGAGATTCCTTTATGTTTTCATATCGTTGAATGCATCAATTCAGGGTTGGGGGTTTTGCAAACCAGTAATTGTTGTTGACGGTACGTTCCTAAAGGCAGCTTACGGAGGAACGCTTCTAACGGCAGCAACTCAAGATGCTGCAAATAAAATTTTTCCTCTAGCATTTTGTGTCGTAGATTCAGAAAATGATGCTTCGTGGGAATGGTTTTTCAACAAAGTtagagaaacatttggtgtgAGAGAGGGAATGTGCATCATTTCAGATCGACACGACAGTATTAAAAAAGCAATTGAAAAAGTATACCCGGAAGCACATCATGGAATCTGTACTTAccatctttttaacaatgtcAAAGCAAGATATAGACGAGCAAAAGGTGAAATCAGAGAGCACTTTTTTGGGGCAGCAAAAGCATATACGCTTGAGCAGTTTGGGAAACACATGGAAGAACTTGACAAATTTGACCCAAAGATAAGGGAGTACCTAAATGACGTTGGTTTCGAAAAATGGACAACACTTTATTCCACCAACAACAGGTATTCAACAATGACTTCAAACATTGCTGAGTCATTAAATGCAACAAACATAGCTGCAAGAGAACTTCCTATAACGACCATGCTTGAGTTTCTACGTTCCCTTGTGCAAAAATGGACTCATGCAAACAGAATTTGTGCAAGATCATTAAAGACAGATATGTCAAAAGTAGCTGAAGATATATTGAATGAAAACTACATTCGATCTCTGCATCTAACG GTCAGCCCAGCAAATGACAATATATATACTGTGACTAAAACAAAAACACCCTTCTCGGTTAATTTGGAAACAGGAACATGTTGCTGCAGAAGGTTTCAAACAGATAGAATTCCTTGCGCACATGCAGTTGCTGTTATAAGGAAATACAACAAGGATCCTTTGCTCTATTGTTCCAAATACTACATGAAGGAAACGTACGTCAACACGTACAACCACACAGTATATCCTATGACAAATAAATCAACATGGAATACGCCGCaagaaataaaagatataatCGTGCTGCCTCCTGAATCAAGAACCAAATCCGGCAGACCAAAAAAGAAGCGCATATTGGGAGGACatgaaaaaaagtcaaaaaataaatGCGGAGCTTGCAAGAAGACGGGacacaataaaaaaacatgcaGAAGATGA
- the LOC126672710 gene encoding uncharacterized protein LOC126672710: MFTFLYLLQPVKNKSPSSAVKKKASLQSPKSEVVIGDPSQMWSPRWNHTQYSSTRVDHCMKQKVVDNLKRNLSEEQLKLFKETSFGFVLDLPAFSLHGQVIHSLLSRQLNHPQRDELWIGVNNLRIRFSIEEFAVLTGLNCVGEIQKIVDVDKTNSLVEKYFVGVSKLNRQSVTECFLSKRWESDEDAVKIAFLYVLEIYFLSAVDVTLVERHHLDIIDSRDYNSYPWGKEVFAVTLRSFKSKHICQKQEYGYYRVVGFPIVLQYLFYECFPTSDGVISTKLGSYIPRCLNWSVGKSVNLSVLDTEFFSLGSKLEYTRIIPTIDERNSLMLDGFFGIQKKQAASDRRQSVNAVADDLIDTNAVNPSQSTGNQHNLNTVFEKVCNLEKQIMSMKSEQNHVKKQMEDYHVDLKKDISEVGAALNSFVIKMNQFFEKSADVAHESDKERRKDDNEVLPHRVDGKDNGDKEKQEVSDKSAFVDNQISMEDSDVVFTDSELARLDEQLVSIYSTREADALLSSQAASQPVVNVASFEDYPCPFMDNEYSLLDAYKDCEIFNWVEQGFNKKLRIFTGRYGVIDPPFKFAGELQAKKKWLHTLNFVGCELSTSHVDTVFHYLRKKSVLLNIRKPNFTTADSSFGQILEAEYRSFLAAGSKSIEINASNTILEYYVGQGCGYSKPWTEIDDLLIPIIVTDPNHWILARVNFEDCKVYVYNSMKSPTMDAIVHNYMQAYIHYLPKFLKNMDFYSTRTSSSSFALTSSLDSRYESFSYENVPYMPVQSDSDCGAFVCLFAEHFISSKRIPSTFSLMEMETYRNRLVQSLIKYGRWKQSVNLNVDVIT; this comes from the exons atgtttacATTCTTGTATTTGTTACAGCCTGTGAAGAATAAGTCTCCTTCTTCTGCTGTTAAGAAAAAAGCTTCTCTTCAGTCACCTAAATCTGAAGTAGTTATTGGTGATCCCAGTCAG ATGTGGTCTCCCCGATGGAATCATACTCAATATTCTTCTACAAGGGTTGATCACTGTATGAAGCAGAAAGTTGTGGATAATTTGAAAAGGAATTTGTCTGAGGAGCAACTTAAACTGTTTAAGGAGacttcttttggttttgttttggattTGCCTGCTTTTAGTTTGCATGGTCAAGTGATACACTCTCTCCTGTCAAGACAGCTTAATCATCCGCAACGAGACGAACTTTGGATTGGTGTTAACAATTTAAGAATTAGATTCAGCATAGAGGAATTTGCTGTGCTAACTGGTCTGAATTGTGTTGGGGAAATTCAGAAGATTGTTGATGTTGATAAGACTAATTCTTTGGTCGAGAAGTATTTTGTTGGCGTATCCAAGTTGAACAGACAGTCCGTTACAGAGTGCTTTTTGTCTAAGCGATGGGAGTCGGACGAAGATGCTGTTAAAATTGCTTTTTTATATGTGTTAGAAATATATTTTCTGTCTGCTGTTGATGTTACTTTGGTGGAGCGGCACCATTTAGACATTATTGATTCCAGGGACTATAACTCATACCCGTGGGGTAAAGAAGTTTTTGCTGTCACTCTTAGGTCGTTTAAGAGCAAACATATTTGCCAAAAGCAAGAATATGGTTATTACAGAGTGGTTGGCTTTCCTATTGTCCTGCAATATCTGTTTTATGAGTGCTTCCCGACTTCAGATGGTGTTATTTCTACGAAGCTTGGCAGCTATATTCCAAGATGCTTGAACTGGAGTGTTGGCAAATCTGTGAATTTGAGTGTGTTGGACACTGAGTTTTTCAGTTTAGGGTCCAag CTGGAGTATACAAGGATTATACCTACCATTGATGAAAGGAATAGCTTAATGTTGGATGGCTTTTTTGGAATACAGAAGAAGCAAGCTGCTTCTGATAGAAGACAAAGTGTTAATGCTGTAGCTGATGATTTAATTGACACAAATGCTGTAAATCCTAGTCAATCAACAGGAAATCAACATAATCTTAACACTGTTTTTGAGAAGGTCTGTAACCTTGAGAAGCAAATTATGAGTATGAAATCTGAGCAGAATCATGTTAAGAAGCAAATGGAAGATTATCATGTTGATTTGAAAAAGGACATTTCAGAAGTTGGTGCTGCTCTTAACAGTTTTGTGATAAAGATGAACCAATTTTTTGAGAAATCAGCTGATGTTGcg CATGAGAGTGATAAAGAGCGTCGAAAGGACGATAATGAAGTCTTACCGCATAGAGTTGATGGTAAAGATAATGGTGATAAAGAAAAGCAAGAAGTGTCTGATAAATCTGCGTTTGTTGATAATCAG ATATCAATGGAGGATTCAGATGTCGTTTTTACTGATTCTGAATTGGCTAGACTTGACGAGCAACTTGTTTCTATATATAGTACTCGTGAGGCTGAT gCATTGTTATCAAGTCAAGCAGCTTCTCAACCTG TTGTGAATGTAGCTTCATTTGAAGATTATCCGTGCCCTTTTATGGATAATGAGTATAGCTTGCTAGATGCTTATAAAGATTGTGAAATCTTTAATTGGGTTGAACAAGGATTTAATAAGAAGCTTCG aaTTTTTACCGGTAGATATGGTGTAATTGATCCTCCTTTTAAGTTTGCTGGCGAACTACAAGCGAAGAAGAAATGGCTGCATACATTAAATTTTGTGGGCTGTGAACTCTCTACATCT CATGTTGATACTGTCTTCCACTATTTGAGAAAGAAGAGTGTATTGTTGAATATCCGGAAGCCAAATTTTACAACTGCAGACTCTAGTTTTGGTCAGATTTTGGAGGCAGAATATCGATCTTTTCTTGCTGCCGGTTCGAAGTCTATTGAAATTAACGCCAGTAATACGATTCTTGAATATTACGTGGGTCAAGGGTGTGGATACTCAAAGCCATGGACTGAAATCGATGATCTTCTCATTCCTATCATTGTTACAGATCCAAATCATTGGATTCTCGCGCGTGTTAACTTTGAAGATTGTAAGGTTTATGTTTACAATTCGATGAAGAGTCCGACGATGGATGCCATTGTTCACAATTATATGCAAGCTTACATCCATTATCTTCCCAAATTTCTGAAGAACATGGACTTTTATTCAACGAGGACTAGTTCTAGTTCATTTGCTCTTACTTCAAGTTTGGACAGCAGATACGAGTCATTTTCATATGAAAATGTTCCCTATATGCCAGTTCAAAGTGACAG CGATTGTGGTGCGTTTGTCTGTTTATTTGCGGAGCATTTCATAAGTTCTAAGAGAATTCCTTCTACATTTTCATTAATGGAAATGGAAACGTACCGTAATAGGCTTGTTCAAAGCTTGATTAAGTATGGGAGGTGGAAGCAAAGTGTGAATCTT AATGTTGATGTTATTacttga